The Lewinellaceae bacterium DNA window ATAATTTAAGTCCCGGCGACTACACGTTTAAAGTGAGTGTAAATGAATTCAATGGTTCCTGGAGTAAACCAGCAGAATTCACTTTCGAGATTCTGCCCCCCTGGTGGCTAACGTGGTGGGCATATATTTTGTATGGCATCCTGTTATCCGGGTTGATTACACTTATAGTAAATTACCGTTCGAGGATATTAAAAGAAAAAAATAAACAGCTGGAAAAGACGATCGCTGAAAGGACCAAAACATTACGTGAGACCATCGAAAATTTGAAATCAACCCAATCACAGCTAGTCCATTCTGAGAAAATGGCCTCGCTGGGTGAGCTAACTGCCGGAATTGCCCATGAAATTCAGAATCCTTTGAATTTCGTGAATAATTTTTCGGAAATCAACTCGGAGTTGATTGAAGAACAAATAGAAGCACTTGAGAAGGGTCATCTGGAGCACGTCAAATCACTTGCTGATGAAATTGCCGCGAATGAACAAAAAATAATTCACCATGGGAAAAGGGCGGATTCTATTGTAAAATCCATGCTGCTGCACTCCAGGAACAGCTCAGGTGAAAAGGAACTGACGGATATTAATGCGCTTTGTGAAGAATATTTGCGGTTGGCTTATCACGGTATTCGTGCTAAACACAAATCTTTTAATGCCGCGCTTAAAACAAATTTTGATTCCAGTTTGCCGAACATAAAGGTGGTGCCCCAAGATATTGGAAGAGTCGTTTTGAACATCATCAATAACGCCTTTCAGGCAATACATGATGTAGAAAATCCATCAATTTCAATTTCAACGAAAAGGTCGGATGGTCAGATCGAAATTAGGATTACAGACAACGGACCTGGAATTCCAGATAATATCAAGGACAAGATCTTCCAGCCCTTCTTCACCACCAAACCGACGGGTCAAGGGACGGGGCTGGGATTAAGTCTGGCGTATGATATCGTAAAGGCACATGGAGGGATGATCACTGTAGAGAGTCACCCAGGTGAGGGGAGTGTGTTCGTATTACAACTGCCAATAGTATAAGTATATGAAATGAAAATTCATTTCCTGATCTTGACTTTGATAATAAGCTCACTTTTATCCTGCATGAAAAATCAACATGTACAGGA harbors:
- a CDS encoding GHKL domain-containing protein — its product is MSVNEFNGSWSKPAEFTFEILPPWWLTWWAYILYGILLSGLITLIVNYRSRILKEKNKQLEKTIAERTKTLRETIENLKSTQSQLVHSEKMASLGELTAGIAHEIQNPLNFVNNFSEINSELIEEQIEALEKGHLEHVKSLADEIAANEQKIIHHGKRADSIVKSMLLHSRNSSGEKELTDINALCEEYLRLAYHGIRAKHKSFNAALKTNFDSSLPNIKVVPQDIGRVVLNIINNAFQAIHDVENPSISISTKRSDGQIEIRITDNGPGIPDNIKDKIFQPFFTTKPTGQGTGLGLSLAYDIVKAHGGMITVESHPGEGSVFVLQLPIV